The following proteins come from a genomic window of Pichia kudriavzevii chromosome 1, complete sequence:
- a CDS encoding uncharacterized protein (PKUD0A12620), whose product MKFFFYIFLQHMFVVYVLFFFATWCVREQPFPSSGFNPRGVFPIDIPTVPYQLTDIYTLILKDSNISYTGNRQENQIESSVPPTQIQMNQTSYQNAPSTIPGWNDLPETVVANKPKTKRKRPVHVSHIDQTNATQKTSIGVPLKTPPIPPNTKSK is encoded by the coding sequence atgaagtttttcttctacaTTTTCCTTCAACATATGTTTGTTGTCTAtgtgttattttttttcgcAACTTGGTGTGTGCGAGAACAACCTTTTCCATCATCTGGCTTTAACCCTAGAGGTGTGTTCCCCATTGACATCCCTACAGTCCCTTATCAACTCACAGACATCTACACATTAATTTTAAAAGACTCGAATATAAGTTATACTGGAAACAGACAAGAGAATCAGATAGAAAGTTCCGTACCACCCAcacaaatacaaatgaaCCAAACCTCATATCAAAATGCACCGTCAACTATCCCCGGATGGAACGACCTCCCTGAGACAGTGGTGGCCAACAAACcgaaaacaaaaaggaaacGCCCCGTGCATGTGTCACACATAGACCAAACCAATGCAACACAGAAGACTTCCATAGGAGTTCCCCTGAAAACACCCCCAATACCACCCAACACTAAATCTAAATAA
- a CDS encoding uncharacterized protein (PKUD0A12630; similar to Saccharomyces cerevisiae YNL328C (MDJ2); ancestral locus Anc_3.10) — protein MIFYSQYQRNHSMLPLIVGLAVTVAALTTKATINTVIRCRTLTNFEIARLNGITLKRHKIWPSDSGYWRRFHELDQEMALGGFLEKMDAEEAMNVLGVKTINVAEIRKRHRVLMMQNHPDKGGSKYLAMKINLAKDILLNQR, from the coding sequence atgattttCTACTCTCAATACCAGAGGAACCACAGTATGCTCCCGTTAATTGTTGGATTAGCAGTCACTGTAGCTGCGTTGACCACAAAGGCCACTATAAACACCGTAATCCGATGTCGTACACTGAcgaattttgaaattgcaagATTGAATGGGATAACGTTAAAGCGACACAAGATATGGCCATCGGATTCCGGTTATTGGAGGAGGTTCCATGAACTAGACCAGGAGATGGCGCTTGGGGGGTTCTTGGAGAAGATGGACGCCGAAGAGGCCATGAATGTCCTTGGAGTGAAGACCATCAACGTGGCCGAAATTAGAAAGAGACACCGAGTGCTAATGATGCAAAACCACCCTGATAAAGGTGGTAGTAAATACCTAGCCATGAAGATCAACTTGGCGAAGGATATATTACTTAATCAGCGATAA
- a CDS encoding uncharacterized protein (PKUD0A12640; similar to Saccharomyces cerevisiae YPL244C (HUT1); ancestral locus Anc_6.272), with protein sequence MIKLLLCVGGIYATFLTWAYLQEKLTGNYSLDGGEAYIRAPLFLNMLSSFLSIVVGLFYLKVQTRGTPRKREMKMFPKLPMGAYLSLVLISVAQSISSPISYMALEHIDYVLYLLAKSCKLIPVMSVHFLIFGTIYPLYKYIVALVITSGVCIFSIGGKSLSLKGGGDVKLGMTMLLISLFLDGFVNSAQDMMFKNPRVKGLITGAHLMVYLNIMKFILISGYTLIFTNQIQEVLTFVKVNGNRALVDMLQFSLCGAFGQIAIFITLQEFSSVVLVTVAVTRKMISMLLSVIIFGHSLTSKQWVGLFLVFGGIFLESASKIFKPREKLKET encoded by the coding sequence ATGATCAAGTTATTACTATGTGTTGGTGGCATCTATGCTACATTTCTCACCTGGGCATATCTACAAGAGAAACTTACAGGCAACTACTCGCTCGATGGGGGTGAAGCTTATATTCGTGCTCCGCTATTCCTCAACATGTTGAGCTCGTTTCTCAGTATAGTTGTTGGActgttttatttgaaagtgCAGACTAGAGGAACACCGAGGAAGAGggaaatgaaaatgttCCCCAAGTTGCCAATGGGTGCATACCTGTCACTGGTACTAATTTCCGTGGCACAGTCTATTTCGAGTCCAATCAGTTATATGGCCTTGGAACATATAGATTATGTCCTGTATTTGCTTGCTAAGAGCTGTAAATTGATTCCTGTGATGAGCGTGCACTTTCTAATCTTTGGTACAATCTATCCCCTCTACAAGTACATTGTTGCATTGGTTATCACCAGTggtgtttgtattttttcaattggagGTAAGAGCTTGTCACTAAAGGGAGGAGGCGATGTCAAATTGGGGATGACcatgttattgatttctctGTTTCTGGATGGGTTTGTCAACTCTGCCCAAGATATGATGTTCAAAAACCCTAGAGTGAAGGGACTAATCACCGGTGCACACTTGATGGTGTATTTGAACATCATGAAGTTTATCTTGATCAGTGGGTATACGTTGATATTTACcaatcaaatccaagagGTATTGACGTTTGTCAAAGTCAATGGCAATCGTGCCCTTGTTGATATGCTGCAATTTTCCCTTTGTGGGGCATTTGGACAGATTGCAATATTCATCACGTTACAAGAATTCAGCTCGGTTGTTTTAGTTACCGTTGCAGTTACACGGAAAATGATTAGTATGTTATTGAGCGTCATTATTTTTGGACATTCTTTAACTAGCAAGCAATGGGTAGGTTTATTCCTCGTCTTTGGGGGCATCTTCTTAGAGAGTGCGTCCAAGATATTCAAGCCAAGGGAGAAATTAAAGGAGACGTAG
- a CDS encoding uncharacterized protein (PKUD0A12650; similar to Saccharomyces cerevisiae YNR009W (NRM1); ancestral locus Anc_6.299) — protein sequence MRQPLEQLSQAQLNTRTPTKLSKHHGNVSVSPRTKRARVLKMKLQLAYFKVRTNQTGTPIERLRLPKSHPSRLTMDDIINKKATSAALKRVNRHFNNTVKSAPPHILSFHSSMTSPSKFAIAPSNNSKKNIKLPPVSKLFPNYPSNDDTTIDEHNESTILESINENEPSGASVEPSLQRRHSFSSLVMSTPVRTKKSQPSPSRIQSTPSSMGAAHSLLQLARYT from the coding sequence ATGAGACAACCACTTGAACAACTATCCCAAGCGCAGCTTAATACCAGGACGCCAACAAAGCTCTCCAAACATCACGGCAACGTCAGTGTCTCTCCACGGACAAAGCGAGCACGGGTactgaagatgaagttaCAGCTGGCCTACTTCAAAGTGAGAACAAACCAGACAGGCACACCAATTGAGAGACTCCGGCTACCAAAATCCCATCCTTCAAGACTGACTATGGACgacatcatcaacaagaaGGCCACCAGCGCTGCCCTTAAGAGGGTCAACCGTCACTTCAACAACACAGTTAAGTCTGCTCCTCCTCATATTCTGTCCTTCCATTCCAGTATGACCTCTCcttcaaaatttgcaatTGCTCCATCTAATAAtagcaagaaaaatatcaaactcCCGCCAGTGAGTAAGTTGTTCCCCAATTATCCTTCTAATGACGACACCACTATCGACGAACACAACGAGTCCACAATCTTGGAAAGCATAAACGAAAATGAACCAAGTGGCGCCTCAGTGGAACCTAGCTTACAGAGACGTCATTCATTTTCCTCCCTGGTAATGTCCACCCCAGTACGAACAAAGAAATCCCAACCTTCACCATCTCGCATTCAATCGACTCCCTCATCAATGGGAGCAGCCCATTCTCTACTACAATTAGCACGCTACACTTAA